The sequence below is a genomic window from Lolium perenne isolate Kyuss_39 chromosome 4, Kyuss_2.0, whole genome shotgun sequence.
TCAAAAGGAGGTACATAGTAATACTCCTTAATGGGGTAAAGGTACACAATCTATCTGGCCACTAACTGTTGAATTTCAAGATCTTAAACACCAATGCGAACTATCTGTACAGGTTGAATTATAGTATTTCCCTATAATGAACATACTATGTTGACGGTATCTGAGCACAGTTCTTATCTCAAATAAGTTTTATAAATAAAAAAATACATGCAAATAGATCATGGTTTAAGAATATAATCTTCTAATGTTAAATATATTGAGATGCAAGCTTTTGCGTTCTCTCGAAATAGAGTTCTAGTGTAATCTTGGATAAAAAGCCCAGCCACTGCATGCTCACCAAGAAAGCCTGGTGTGGCATTTGAAGTTTGAATTGTGCAAAACtacaaacagaacagtttgtatgtGTAGATATGTTCATTATACAACGATACTCACTCCATCCCCATTTATTTCGAAGTCTGAGTTTGACAAGCaaaatatactacctctgtccatacaaGAATGTCGCAAGTTTGTTTAAATTTAGACGTATCTAGACATttttttagtgtatagatacatccaaatttagataaatATTCGACATCCTTttatagacggagggagtagatcaTATGTTACCAAATTTATAGCATTGAATTTGTATTCGAATAAAGTTTCTAATGGTTTAGTTTTTATAACACGTGACACATGTATTATTTGTCAAATTAGCGGTCAAAGTTAAAACACGAAAAACAAGGATGTCACATGCATAGGGACGGCGGGAGTAACATCATAAGAATATATATAACATGACGATCAATTAATAAGCGATAACATCATGGAGAAATTGGTGCTGACCTCTGCTGATATAAAGTTTCTCTAGCCTTCTCCTGATCTAATCTGCTTTGGATAGAGTATAGCTCCTTAATATTTAGTTCCTTTGCTAAAGGATTGCCACCAGTTAGAAAAGCTTGCCTATCCTGCTAAAATTTTCAGTGGATGGCAGCACTGTGAGCAAACATAACCAGGAGTCGAAAAAACAATACGCACAATTCAAACGGTATTTTCAGAGGCTACTAATGAGCTGGCGCATAAATGAACGCCAAAATCAGGGTATTTAAGATTCACGTACTGCCAGGAAACATAAAACAAAAGTTAATACTTACAGCGAATTGATCCATATAAAATATAACTAGTCTATAACTCAATGTAGCATGCTCGAGATCCCATTACAAAGAATTCTTGTATTGTCATATATCAAGTTACAACGTAATGTAATTTAGTGGGGAGTGATTTCATTCTACCAACCATGAGCAACTATAATTTCCACGTCTAGGTTTTTGCAACTGACACTAAATGCTAAGTGACAATCATCATCTTATGCTACAGTATAACAGAAGATGCTAGTAATGAAAAATTGTGACATAATTGAATTATGTGAATTATTTTAGTACTTCACAATGACTCTACTTTTACTAACTTAACATTACCATATATATTCTCTTTACAGATTAAAAAAAAGCTATGCTATTGAAAATAAAAAAGCATGCACCACAATTTTGGCTCAATTTCAATAATCTAGTGTCTCTATATCTTCTACCAAAAATGTAATATATCTACCTGTTCAAGAAGTGCATGTCTTAGACTTGCAAAATCATGAATGTCATCCTTTTCCGAAAACATGCTCGCTGTCATAAGAAGATTCAAACAATAAGGCAACTAGGCATGCAAGATACAACAGGTTCATGAAAAAAACATGTAGCATAATTCAACAACACTACCCGTAGCATCTGTTTCGAGCCAAGTTGGTCCTGTTTGAACTCCAGCAGCGTTTTGCAGTGTATTGTTTGAGACCATACCATGATTACCATTGTATGAGCCACCCAACATCTGAGAACCTCTGCTTGAACCAAGACCAAGAACAGGCAAATTAGTTGTCTTGTACCTCCCTCTTGGAGAATCTAGGGATAAACGTTCCCGGCCAGCTGAAGGTGAAACCATATCATCTGTGAATATAGCTGAATGAGATCTATATGTACTGTTTGGCGGCAGACCAAAGGCCTCTTTGTTATAGTTCACAAGACCATTTTGAGTATATGATACTGGTGATGGAGGACTTGAATGTCCAAATGACAGTGACCTGAGATTCTGATTGAgtcgtccatcaactttattctgCTATGAAACAAATGATAGTATTAAAAAAAAGTCTTTAAAGCAGATCTCTATGCAGATGAATATTCCAGAGTGAATTAAAacatactactccctccgattcatattaattgactttaatatggatgtatctagaactaaaatgtgtctagatacattcatattagagtcaattaatataaaccggagggagtacctccgtttcaaggaataaggcgcacgcgtattccaagaaaaactttgaccataaaaattgagcaacaaaatcttgattatattatatgtaattagtatcgttggattcgtattgaaaagaaatttttaatgatactaatttcatacaaacaatgtttatctatttgaagtaattcttggtcaaacaaaaagcgtaaaacgaggacgccttattccttgaaacagaGGTAGTATGAGTTTTGTTGACCGACGGACAGATTAGATAACTAATTTGGCATCAATATGGCTGTTAGGTCAGGAAGCATATATGTGAGCCAAGGTTTCATTATATTGTAGTGAATAAAATAGGAGATTTTTTTTCAGGAGATTAGCTTCATAATAATCAATGAAATTATGTTTGGTACATTCTAGGGTATAAAATAATTTGATTGATCTGAACTAATAGATCATGATGCCTACAACAGAGAATTAACACATTGATAATGAATATACGATATGATTTACAAGTCAGTTTCTATCATGTACTTGTTCCACAGATAATCAGCGTGATTTGTCATAATCACTATTAATAGAAGTTGTTCTAGTTTTCTGGGCTTCATAGAAAGTCCAATGAAAATGCAAGCAAGTGATATTAGAAGAATCACCAAAACATCCCTCACTGAGActgatactacctccatcccaaggcttaaggcctatatttattttagaaagtcaaaccatgtcgagtttgaccaagtttttatcaacaatcattaacatgcaaaatacaaaatcaattttattagataggtaatgaaatatattttcatatggtatctacaaaatatcatatttattaaTAGATTCTTCtaaaaatttggtcaaactttacttggtttgacttttcaaaaaaaaaaagccttaagccttgggatggaggtagtacatcAGTTGCACAGTAGCGTATCTAGCACTGATAATTACCTGTCTAACAACGTGCATATTTTTTACCAGTGGCATGTAGTCCTGTATACCAAGAGAAAGTGTCTAGCGGTTCCAAATTAGGGCAACATAAGGAATTTGCCAAGTTTATACTTAGGTTTCACATCACTACTCAAATGATTCATACAGTAGGTAGAGTCTCATATAATATACGGAGTACTCGTTTTAAGTACATAGTTCAGTAGAGATACCATGGCAGGCTAGTTTCTGTAGTAAGATGGTGCATAATTACTTGCCACAACTCGCCTCACATGAGTTAGGCATGCTTAACTTTCTTAGACCAGTGTTTGGTTCTTCGCCAAACCTGTGGCACAAAATTTGTTGCCAAACCTTGTCACACTTGTGGGTGCGACTGGGTCTGGCTAACAGATAACTATGACCCAATTTGTTGCTACTATATGAAAACACATTAGTTAGCCTTACAAATGTGAAAATAGGCACCTGGTTAGAGCCACAGCAAGTTCCTTTTTTTACTGATTCTTGTGAACCCAGGCACAGGGACAGTAGGAGCCTTGGGAAGATAGAAATTTAAAAAGAagagatgatttggatgatggatTAATGAAGACAGACCTCCAGCTGAGTCATGATGTCCATAGTTGACCTAAAGCTACGTCGGTTTCTGTAATAAGCATCAGACTGCAGTGGGGGTCCTGAATTCCAAAGGGAAAGGTTAGCGTTTATAGAATCACCTTCCTTAAAGAAAATTACACTCATAAATAAATGTACCAATGCTCGAATCTCCATTGTAGTGACTAGCATCCCTTCTGTTTGCACCACCATATTGTCCACCATTTCTTACTGTCTTTACCCAGGGAGCAGCAGTTGGGCTCATAGTACTTGCAGTTGGACTCATAATAGTGCCTTGTGGCTGTTCCAGGCCAGGAAATTCAATCTTTGCTCGCACACCTAGTGCGTCCCTAACGAAAGGAGAAGCATGGTGCTGCATTCTCGGTGTGTGGTTTGGAGAAAATAATGAAGAAGCAAATCCATCATTCATTGACAAGCCCGTGAGTGAAAGACTGTCATGTCCAGGAGTCTCATCTTGTCCAAGAACGTTGAAATCAGGGGTAATATCATCTGGAAGCTGGTCTTGCCAGTACCGATGTGCTTCTTCATCAGGGTTACTTGGTACAGCGGACTCTGGTTTGTCTGCACTGGTATCCTTCGAGGACCCTGAGACAAGAATCTTGGTTGTGTCGGATCTGTTTGAAGCATCGCTCACAGATCTAAGGCATGAAGGAACAAACTCCACCGCATTAGGATTTAATGCAGTGGTcttgtttatcaaatttaatTTCCTTTCTTCAATGGACATCTTGACAGTGAACAGATGCAGCTCTTCTCCAGAATTCAAAAATTGAGGCAAACGTACTGAACAACAAAGGGCAGCAACTTCTCCGGAGAGATTCTTCTAGTCCTACCAGATAGAACTGTTGAAGGTAGAGTAAGATATTAGACAATGCAAAATTAACAAAGACGCGAGCTGTTTactgagaaagaaagaaatggcgTTAAGTAAGGTTTTTGAGTTGCTGATTAGTTGCTGTATAGCCGCCGACTAATCACCAAGTCGTTTTCTCAAAATCAGGGCGACTCGTGACTACCCAGCGACTATACAGCAACTTTCGTCAACTAATCACCGAGCAGGAGGGCTGGCAACTCAAAAACCTTGGCCTTAAGTACTACATTTATGAGGAACTCAAAACAAATCCAGCAAATGACAATGAAGAAACTGCAGGCAACAACTTCTGTGATTTTGGCTTacacaaaaaaaaaatgcatCGCGCATTTACACAACACAATAATTGTGGTTTCTCTGATTAGATATCTCAATTCCAGTTGTATTGATGTTGAAGATGGACTGGTATACTAGTAATGGTTGAGGATAAGAGGTTATGGACTTCCATGAAGAACAAACAGGCAGGTCGAAATCCGTAAACCGGTACTCATTAGAGCAACACAAATCCAATCCAATGGGATTCCCCTCCACCGTCGCATACAGTCAGAGGCATCTAGAACTAACAAAGCTAGAAAAGGCCCAAGGCTAGCAGTTAATTCAGTTCCATCCAGCGGCTCAGCCGATGAAGCTTGATGCGATGCGGGCACTTCCATGAGGAAATCGAAGCAAGCAAGCACTAGCACTAACAAGCAGTAAGCATCAGAGTGAATTAAACTCGGGACGCTTAATCCACCCACATGTGGAGACGGACCACGCACGCGCGCGCGCGCACCTACCGAATCCAATCCAATCATTATAATACTCAGCGAGATGAAACGAAGAAAAATTGCTGGAGATACCAGGCAGCGTCACTTGGAGTGACGAAATCGAGCTGAATTTTAGCAGCTGAGTCGAGCAGCCCCACAAAAACCCCCCAGGCGCGAGCGCGAATCGAGTCAATGCAACCGATGAGCACCCGGAAGGGATCTAGAAGCGTCGGGGAGAGCTCACCTGGCGGTAGATCGAGGAACTGGCTGCGCGCGCACGGACGAAGGCCCCAGCCGTACGTACGTATGAAGGCAGGCCCCCTTGTCTGACGAAGCTcccttccgccgccgccacctagaGGCAGTCCGCGCGCATCTGCAGCGGCTGGGAATCGGTGAAGGGGTCGACGAATCCGGAAGCTTCTGGAAGGATTGGAGATCTCACCTTCACCTTGCTGCTGCTGCAGCGCTCGCTTCCTCTCTCTTCTTCTCCGCAGTTTTTTTCCCCGTGATTTTCCTCACTCTTGTTGACTCGTCGTAGCCTTATATTATTCGTGGACGCGATAATATCCCACGGGCTGCTCCTGGCCGTCCGATCGGCGCGCATCCAGCCGTCCGTACCCAGACTCGAGCCGCGTCCGGATGACATGTGGGCCCGGTGAGGAATGGCGTCTACTGTGGCGTGTTTGTTTGTCCCGTGAGGCAAGATGTGGGCCCAGCTGTCGATTTGATCTGGTCCCGGGACCACATCCGGGGTTGGTAGCAGTTACTCCTCTGGCGCGTGGGACCGGGGTGGCATGGGGCCCGGTTGTCAGTGGTGATTAATGAGTGCGGCCTTTTTTTTCTGTTTGGAGTGGCGTCACGTCCCCTTGGAGGCGCGAGGGGCCGGATAGTTTACGCATACTTTTGTACTACGAACGAATGATTCTTGGTTGCACGGGATCGTGTGGTCCTCCCTGTGTGTGTAGGTAATGCGAGGACGAACAGACAAAAAACTATTGCGATGTGATTTCGCTGCGGTACATGTCACAAAACAACCTCTACCTTTTCCCGTACTAGTACATCAGACGGAGCAGGTCCATGGAAAGAATAGAAAAATTATAGTATAAAAATTAGGATGCCATGTATCCTAGATTTCTATAGGAACACTTCAAAAACCGTTATTTGAATGTTAAATAATTAAGAAAAGCACAGAAATCTTAGACGCGAGGGCCAGGAGATGAAAACATGAGGTCAACATAAGGTGGTACCTCATGTTAGTACTCCTCCAAAATTCCTACGGAATAGCCTATCGCACACGAATTTCAAAGGAATCGTGAATTTTTTTCCTTTGTTTCAAACGATGCCATTGGAATTTTTCTATATAAATC
It includes:
- the LOC127301380 gene encoding polyadenylate-binding protein-interacting protein 7 isoform X2; translation: MSIEERKLNLINKTTALNPNAVEFVPSCLRSVSDASNRSDTTKILVSGSSKDTSADKPESAVPSNPDEEAHRYWQDQLPDDITPDFNVLGQDETPGHDSLSLTGLSMNDGFASSLFSPNHTPRMQHHASPFVRDALGVRAKIEFPGLEQPQGTIMSPTASTMSPTAAPWVKTVRNGGQYGGANRRDASHYNGDSSIGPPLQSDAYYRNRRSFRSTMDIMTQLENKVDGRLNQNLRSLSFGHSSPPSPVSYTQNGLVNYNKEAFGLPPNSTYRSHSAIFTDDMVSPSAGRERLSLDSPRGRYKTTNLPVLGLGSSRGSQMLGGSYNGNHGMVSNNTLQNAAGVQTGPTWLETDATASMFSEKDDIHDFASLRHALLEQQDRQAFLTGGNPLAKELNIKELYSIQSRLDQEKARETLYQQRFQMPELQGLIQEQNPPIDLCGLHASEAMQVLNYELNNRRKIARSTGRRLQAIIIASARTPARMTAAVEQYLMEHGLQYTQAQPGIFRVLLQ
- the LOC127301380 gene encoding polyadenylate-binding protein-interacting protein 7 isoform X4, giving the protein MSIEERKLNLINKTTALNPNAVEFVPSCLRSVSDASNRSDTTKILVSGSSKDTSADKPESAVPSNPDEEAHRYWQDQLPDDITPDFNVLGQDETPGHDSLSLTGLSMNDGFASSLFSPNHTPRMQHHASPFVRDALGVRAKIEFPGLEQPQGTIMSPTASTMSPTAAPWVKTVRNGGQYGGANRRDASHYNGDSSIGPPLQSDAYYRNRRSFRSTMDIMTQLENKVDGRLNQNLRSLSFGHSSPPSPVSYTQNGLVNYNKEAFGLPPNSTYRSHSAIFTDDMVSPSAGRERLSLDSPRGRYKTTNLPVLGLGSSRGSQMLGGSYNGNHGMVSNNTLQNAAGVQTGPTWLETDATASMFSEKDDIHDFASLRHALLEQDRQAFLTGGNPLAKELNIKELYSIQSRLDQEKARETLYQQRFQMPELQGLIQEQNPPIDLCGLHASEAMQVLNYELNNRRKIARSTGRRLQAIIIASARTPARMTAAVEQYLMEHGLQYTQAQPGIFRVLLQ
- the LOC127301380 gene encoding polyadenylate-binding protein-interacting protein 7 isoform X3, which gives rise to MSIEERKLNLINKTTALNPNAVEFVPSCLRSVSDASNRSDTTKILVSGSSKDTSADKPESAVPSNPDEEAHRYWQDQLPDDITPDFNVLGQDETPGHDSLSLTGLSMNDGFASSLFSPNHTPRMQHHASPFVRDALGVRAKIEFPGLEQPQGTIMSPTASTMSPTAAPWVKTVRNGGQYGGANRRDASHYNGDSSIGPPLQSDAYYRNRRSFRSTMDIMTQLEQNKVDGRLNQNLRSLSFGHSSPPSPVSYTQNGLVNYNKEAFGLPPNSTYRSHSAIFTDDMVSPSAGRERLSLDSPRGRYKTTNLPVLGLGSSRGSQMLGGSYNGNHGMVSNNTLQNAAGVQTGPTWLETDATASMFSEKDDIHDFASLRHALLEQDRQAFLTGGNPLAKELNIKELYSIQSRLDQEKARETLYQQRFQMPELQGLIQEQNPPIDLCGLHASEAMQVLNYELNNRRKIARSTGRRLQAIIIASARTPARMTAAVEQYLMEHGLQYTQAQPGIFRVLLQ
- the LOC127301380 gene encoding polyadenylate-binding protein-interacting protein 7 isoform X1 produces the protein MSIEERKLNLINKTTALNPNAVEFVPSCLRSVSDASNRSDTTKILVSGSSKDTSADKPESAVPSNPDEEAHRYWQDQLPDDITPDFNVLGQDETPGHDSLSLTGLSMNDGFASSLFSPNHTPRMQHHASPFVRDALGVRAKIEFPGLEQPQGTIMSPTASTMSPTAAPWVKTVRNGGQYGGANRRDASHYNGDSSIGPPLQSDAYYRNRRSFRSTMDIMTQLEQNKVDGRLNQNLRSLSFGHSSPPSPVSYTQNGLVNYNKEAFGLPPNSTYRSHSAIFTDDMVSPSAGRERLSLDSPRGRYKTTNLPVLGLGSSRGSQMLGGSYNGNHGMVSNNTLQNAAGVQTGPTWLETDATASMFSEKDDIHDFASLRHALLEQQDRQAFLTGGNPLAKELNIKELYSIQSRLDQEKARETLYQQRFQMPELQGLIQEQNPPIDLCGLHASEAMQVLNYELNNRRKIARSTGRRLQAIIIASARTPARMTAAVEQYLMEHGLQYTQAQPGIFRVLLQ